ATGAAATGGTGAGTAATAATAATGGAGGAACAACAGGGTACAGCTCTGCAGAGTTACTAACATAGgtgattatttattctttcaacagaatgtttattgagcatttactatgtaccaAGTATTGTTGTAGTAGGCATTACCAATACATCAGTGAGTAAATTATTCAGAGACCCCATCCTTTTGGTAACTGCAGTCCAGCGGGAAAGAAACCAACAACAAATAAGAAATATGGTATAAAGTCAGTTTATAGGGCATTACAAGGTGACAAGTACTatggagaataaaagaaaggGTAGCATAAGGTAAGAGACATTGGGGGTaccaaggagaggcagagggcagtTTGTAGCAGTAAATAGGATGCTGTGAGCAGATCTCATGGAGAAGGTGGATTTGAGCAAAGACTGGAGAGATGTGAGGGAGGAATGAGCCAGGTGGAGATCCGGGGAAGGGTGTTCTAATGGGAACAgccaatgcaaaggccctgaggtgagagCATGCCTGGTGTGTGTAGGATGTAGCCTTGAGTTGTAATGAATTAGTGAAGAGAAGGTGGTGGAAAGTGAGGCCAAAGAGGGGTCTGTGGAATGCCACACATTGTGTACTTACTGTGCATGGGCATTTTATAGGCTTCCTATCATCTCTACTGCAGCCCTGAGAGGTAGATACTGTTAGTGAAAACCATTTACAGATGAGACTCCTACTGATGGCTTCCCTGCCCCTCAGATCCTGCTACACACACCATTCCTGAGAGCATATGCCTCCCCTCACAGCAGCCCAGAGCTGGCAAAGGGCCTGTCAGTGAGCACTGGGTCTCTGAGAAATGGAATGGCTCAGAAAGTGCTTGGAACATGTAGAAAGAACTCCAGCTGCTATTAGCATTTAGCTAAAGAATAAACTGAAGGATGTacagataaattaaaaagtgGGTGCGAGGTTATAGAGCAGAGCAGAATGGAGACAGATAGTTCACCTGGTCCTAATGTGGACATGGCTAAGTCACTCCCTGGcctggctctctgctgagcaagggcgttcctgccctcatggagtccACAGTTGAGATGAATAATATTGTTCTGCACAAGGAGACAAGCTGTACACTGTTAAGGGCATCGCCTCCCCAGATACCAAAACTGCAAAAGACCTTTTACATGTCCAGAAAAAAACCCTCAGCTCTCAAAGAACTTCAAAGAACTGGGATTTTATTATTGGGGTTTTGGTCTTGGGTTTGTTCCTACAGATTCCAACTCCACAGAGTGACCACAGAGAAGTGGCTGAGGAcaccaaaaaggaagaagaggaaggtgaGTATGTTGGGGGGTAGCCCAGGAATCAGAGGGGTGTCCTTGCCTGGGATAGCTTGGCTGAGGTTTGACCCCCAGGTTATATCCAGAGGACTCAGGGGTGCTCATCATTGACCATCCCAACCCACAGTGTCCAGCCAAGGTCCAGAGGACTCACTcctggggactcaatcccgtggcCACTTCAGCCGCCAGCCAGTGAAATATCCCCGGGGTGGAGCACGGCCTATCACCCACCAGCTGTCCAGCTTTGCCTTGGTAGCTTCCAAATTGTGTGAGGAGACCCCTATCACATCAGTGACGCGAGGGAGTTTGCGGAGGCGAGGACCTGGCCCTGTCACCTCCTCGCCTGAGGGCAGCCCTCTGCGCCGCACCCCGCTGCCCAAGCATTTTGAGATCACCCAGGAGACAGCCCGGCTTCTCTCCAAGCTACCCAGCGAAGCTATGCCCAAGGCCACCTGCTGCCCAGATCCCCAACCTGAGGAAGCTGAGGACCATCTTTGACCATCCCAGCCTTCTGACCAAGGGGGAAAGGACTGAGGTGTTCAGTGTTGGGGGAACTGGAGAGTTCCTGCAAGGAAAGACTACATGGCCTTGGAGACTAAAACCCCTTTTGAAGCAATATACCAGTATTCCCCCACTAGACATAGGTCACTGCCAAGCATCAGGGCCACTCAGGTTCAGAGGTTAGTCAGGGTCAACACTCAGGGTCATTACAAGTCATGGGATCCTTGGCATCCACTCTAGTCTCTAACCCCTGGGACAGGGGTACCTTTTGCTACTTTGGTTGTAGCcactcccccacctctgcctgcCTCCTTAGCTGCCTCAGGTGAGCAGCTCTTGGAGGGAGTGGGCAGCCCAGACTCTGTGGCACCTGGGGCCTGACGCCTGGGAATAAACTGTGTCCTTTATACCcttgagtgtctttttttttttttgccaggcaagggtgatgggagagagagaggggagggcagcATCCTTTGGCCCCACTTTACCCACTGGAGGAACTAAGGCCCCCTTTCATCCCCAAACATCCTTGAGCACCTACAAGAAGTACGGGCTGGGCCCGGGCACCCGGCTGAGTCACAACGGCCCGTCCCTCCCGGAGCTCCACGTCCCCGATCCGGTCCTGCATAATCAAACAAATATAACAAAGTGCAGATAACCGGGACAATGGGGCTGTGTGCTCTGGGCCGTGGGAGCCTAGGGCCGCCATCAGCCGGGCCGGGCAGGGGGCAGCGCGGCCGCGGGCGCAGGGCGTGGGGGTGGGATTTCCAGAAACTTGAGCGCGGCCCGAGGGTCAGCTGGGGCCGGAGAGGTCCGTGGGGCCCCGGGGGCCGCGCGCGCGGTATCTCGGGGCCGGGGAagcggaggcggggcgggggtcccggcGGTGGGAGCCCGGTCGGATCAGGGCGTGGCTTGGAGCTCGGCGACGGATTGGACGGCGGGGAGCGGGTGGggtggggccgggcgggggcgcggacCCTGAGACCACCCGGAGCTGCGCCCAGGCGGCGCGAGGTCACGGCGGGGACTTGGCGCGGTGAGTGGCTCGGCCCCCGGGGGCTCGAAACTGCGCGTGGGGCgggcgagggcgggggcgggggcgggggcgggggtcccgcGCCGGAAGTGCAGGGGCGACCGCGAGGCCGGGAGGAAACGGTGGGGGGCTGCGGTTCCGGGAGACCCCGTCCCGACCGCGCCGGCGGAGGCGGGATCCCCcaggtggcgggggcggggcggggctcccaggtggcgggggcggggcgccgcgCCCAGGCAGGGGCGGGACCCCGCCCTCCGGCTCTCGGCTCTCGGCGCCCGCGCCCAGCGCACCCGGACGCTCGTCGGCTCCCGCGGTGGCCCCCAGGCTATGGGTCTGGGGCCTACCCCGTCCCCCCGGGAGGCCGCCCGTCTGCGACGTGACGGGCCGCCCAGACGAGGCCGGTACTGACGGTGGCGGGCGGGCGCGGGTCCCCGGGAGGGCGCGGCACGTGCCTGCGGGGCCCGGGcaccgccccctcctccccttagCCCCggctcctcctccagcctgggggcgcctgggggcgcctggaggccccgcggccgccgcctccctGGCCGCCCCCTTTGTCTGGGAGACCGCCGGGGTCCTCCGTCCCACCCGTCACTGCCCGATACCCCGCCCGCCTCGGGAACGCTCGCGCCCAGCACCCGCCGCCCAACTTCTGGGGCCGCGTCGCTGCCGGCTCTGGTGGACCCGGTCACTTCCACGCTCAAGCACGGACTGCCCGCAGGGTCCCAGCAGCGACTCCACCCTGCTCACACACGCCCCTTGGGCTCTACTTTGTGCACTGATCCCAGCAGCGAGCGTACCGTCCCTCACCCACTTGCACAGCTCCTGGCGCTTTGTCCCTCCTTCCCCGCCACTCACCCCCCCAGTACAGATTGGGCGCGCTTGGGTAGTagatgatttttttgttgttttcgtTTGTTTGATTTTGCTTAAGTTAAAACAAACAGCCAGTCATTTGATTTGATGGGATAGACCATCTTTGTAAGGGTCTTATTAGTAAATGAGCAACAGCTGCCCATCCCCCACACTCCCACCAGGGAGCTTGCTTTCCCGGTTACCCTGGGCTCCACCACTGCCACTTTACCGAGTCTGAGACCCTTGCCCTTCCTGTCCTGACCCCCGCCCTCACTGGCTGCTGCTCATTCTTGTGTCCTTCGAACAAATGCCACCTATACtgacctctccctctgtgcccccagaTGGTCACCATGGGCCAGTGCTACTACAACGAGACCATCGGCTTCTTCTACAACAACAGTGGCAAGGAACTCAGCTCCCACTGGCGGCCCAAAGATGTGGTTGTGGTGGCCCTGGGGCTGACAGTCAGCGTGCTGGTGCTGCTGACCAACTTGCTGGTCATCGCAGCCATTGCTTCCAACCGACGCTTCCACCAGCCCATTTACTACCTGCTTGGCAACCTGGCCGCGGCTGACCTCTTTGCTGGTGTGGCCTACCTCTTCCTTATGTTCCACACTGGCCCTCGCACGGCCCGGCTCTCGCTGGAGGGCTGGTTCGTGCGGCAGGGCCTGCTGGACACCAGCCTGACGGCATCAGTGGCCACACTGCTAGCCATCGCCGTGGAGCGGCACCGCAGCGTGATGGCTGTGCAGCTGCACAGCCGCCTGCCCAGAGGCCGAGTCGTCATGCTCATCGTGGGGGTGTGGGTGGCTGCactgggcctggggctgctgcCGGCCCACTCCTGGCACTGCCTCTGTGCCCTGGACCGCTGCTCACGCATGGCCCCCCTGCTCAGCCGCTCCTATCTGGCTGTCTGGGCCCTGTCCAGCCTGCTTGTCTTCCTGCTCATGGTGGCTGTCTACACCCGCATTTTCTTCTATGTGAGGCGGAGGGTGCAGCGCATGGCAGAGCACGTCAGCTGCCACCCGCGATACCGAGAGACCACACTCAGCCTGGTCAAGACCGTTGTCATTATCCTGGGTGAGTGAGTGTCCTCAGCTGGCCCAGGGTTTCGGGAACCCTGCTTCCCCCCAACTCCCACAAGGCATGGGAGGGCATGATTTGGGTGGGGAATGTTCTCcaaggaggtgacatctgagcagagacctgaatgcTGGGAAGGGAAgacttccaggcagagggaacagaaggTGAGAGTCCCGCAGGACTGGGCTGTGCCTCCAAAGAGGAGAGGAGGCCCGTGTGGctggagagaagcaggagaaaagGTCAGCACCGCCTCGAAGGGCACAGGCAAGAGTCAGATTTTGTTCTGAGTTCTGTGGGAAGCCCTCAAGAGTTCTTAGTAGGGAGTAATGAGGTCAGTCTGGCTGTAGAGTGGTCTGAGTGGGGGAGGTAGCCAGGTTATCCTGCAAGGATACACTCCCCTACCCCTAAGAACAAGGAGTGACTCTTCCCTATGACCCCCTTTCCCCCCACCAAGTAACACCTCTCCCACATGACCTCCTTcccctcatagaacaaattttcATGTAGAAATGTCCAGCACCCTGTCTACCGTGTACCAGGTTAGGAAAGGCATCCCTTCTGGCAGATAAATCAGAGAAAGGTGTCAGGCGGCTCTTGCCCTGCAAACTACACGGCTGTTGTCTGAGCTCTGGAGCTCCTTCCAGGCCTGAGCTCTGACCTGTGGGTTTTGGGCCCCAATAGCTAGCCCTGCTCACCTCAGGCTCCATCCTATAGGGGCGTTCGTGGTCTGCTGGACTCCAGGCCAGGTGGTGCTGCTCCTGGATGGTCTGGGCTGCAAGTCCTGCAACGTCCTGGCGGTGGAGAAGTATTTCCTACTCCTGGCCGAGGCCAACTCACTGGTCAACGCCGTGGTGTACTCGTGCCGAGATGCTGAGATGCGCCGCACCTTCCGCCGCCTCCTCTGCTGTCTGTGCCTACGCCGGTCCACCCACGAGTCTGCCCGCTATGCACCCTCCGCCCGAACAGGTGCCAGCACTCGCATCATGCTTCCTGAGAATGGCCACTCCTTGATGGACTCCACCCTTTAGCCGACCTGGGACTTCAGTGGGGTGCTGCAAATGCCAGATTATGGCCTCCGACCACTGGTGAATGCACCTGGCTCTACCTAAGCTGCAGGACAGACCTTCAGTCTGCTATGGCACAACTCCACTGCCagcctgccccagggcctgggggagtgGGGTCATCTCCCAATGCCCAGGAGAGAGTCAGAAGGGATTCAGGAATCTGCCCTTCAATCATCTCAGGTTGTGGGGGTTTTTAACcgacattttctatttttaccacTCATCCCTGGTAAACCCTGTGGACTACTTCCCTGTCTGTGGTGGTGTGGGTGTTTAAGATGGGagagatgagggcagccccggtggcgcagcggcttagcgccgcctgcagcccagggtgtgatcctggagaccccggatcgggtcccacgtcaggctccctgcgtacagcctgcttctctctctgcctgtgtctccgcctctctttcgctctctctgaataaataaataaataaatctttaaaaaaaaaaaaaaaaaaaaaaaaaaaaaaaaaaaaaaaaagatgggagagATGAGAGCCCTCTCAGGCCACTCTGCTCAGTGCGACAGAGTGACAAGGATGGACCATGGATGCGCTATCTGCCTGAATCTGATTCTTCAGGGGTGCAGACTGAGGGGTGCTGAGCATGAGCTGGGAAAAGGTTTGTGGACCCTTGCAGCCTCTGGGGTCCTGCCTGTCCCTATTAGAATTGAGGAGTTTGTGGGGAGAACGTGCTATAAGGAGTAAACCTTTCTCTCTGCTGAGGTCTCCAGAGCATTTTGTCATCAACTCAGATGGTCCATCTGTCCCTGTGTCCCAGAATTGTGCACCTAGGCTTGGGCTAGGCTGGGATCTCTTCAGCCctagttctcttttctctttgatctCTGTACAGCTGTtactccctctctttttttttatttttttattttatttttttaaactttttttttaaagattttatttatttattcttgagctctctctctttttaaagtaaactctctacccaacatgggactcgatctcacaaccgcgagatcaagagtggcatgctctgctaaccgagccagccagatgccctatTCAATCTCTCTTGTTGGAGGTCTTGCCTCCGTTTTGCCTACTCCCCTGCCTCTGACTCACCCCCATCTGTCTCTGTCCTCTAGAGCCCACAGTGGTCTCTGACCTGTGTGAGCCCtctttctcctgcctctcctttcGTCTGAGTCCAGACTATTACAGTCATGTGTGTCGATCCCACAGTGGGAGTGGGGCCCACAGAGTAGGGTGCAGGATTTGAGAGTTGCTGTTTCTCCAGCTCCTCTGATGTGCCTGGCATGCTGACAAGCACTGTAGGTGCATTATTTAATCATTACTTGCATCTTGTGGTGCAGATGCACACTTATTTTCACATGAAGACAGTGAAGTTGCAGTATGGCCTGTGGCTGGTTACACAGCTTCAAAAGGCTATGGAGGTGAACCGAGAGACTTGAGAGGCCCCTGGAGAAAGAGCTTTGGATCCCTACAATGTCCAGAATTGGTCACAAACTCAGCCTGGTTTTCTTCACCTCACCTCACAGCCCTCCAAGGCTTTAGACATGCCATGATGAGCCCCACCCTCAGATGCTCATAGAGGCATCCTGCCAGGTACAGTATAGACTAGAATCTGGATTCTCTGCTTCTACTTCAGCAGGGAGGAGACAGGGTTATAGCTCTACTTAAGGTTCACATGCTAAATAGCCAGAATTTGGACTCAGGCCGTGCATTAGAAGCCAAATTCTTAAGCCAGTAAAGCATATATTACTGAAGAACCAAAAACATCtagtcctaaaaaaaaagaaaaaaaaaaatctagtcctATGTTAAATGGGGCTGGCTTTCCCTTTGGGAAAACTCCCTTTGTCCTAAGACAGCTCTGTGAGGAGGCAAGAATGAACTGGGTTGCTGGGAACTTCAGGGTCCAAGGTGGGCAGCACATCTTCTAGGGCCTGAGGCCAGAATCTCCAGAGATGGTGAGCCAACCAAGTGCCTTCCACCATGGATCTGGGCACAGGACCATAAAAGATACATTCCTTGCCTCCATGGAGCTCTAGGACTATTAGACAAACATGTCCCTTTGGGTGTCAACACCAATTCCTATAGGGTGGAGAGCCCAAAGGTAGCTGTGTTTCACTTGCTCTTGCATCAGCATCCCCCAGTTCTAACCCATAGTCCTCTGGTCTCCTTTGGCATCTTGTCCcattggtttttctctctcttgtagGTCTCTCTTCCCTTCAACCTTTGATCCCTAAAGCTTTCAACCCCCTGCTTCCACCACTGTTCTCTGAAAGACACCAAAATTACCCATAACTTAGGCTTCCTGTGTAGGGCTGCACTAGCTGCTGAACTTTTGTGCAGGGCAACAACCCTCCATGGTCCCCACAAATTCTAGTACTTTCTCTTATTGGGACCCAGTGTTGAGTTTCCTTAATCagagagtgctttttttttttttttttttttttttttaagattttattcattcatgagagatgcagagagagagaggcagagacataggcagagggagaagtaagctccctgtggggagcctgatgtgggactcgatcccagggcctaccccccatcatgacctgagccaaaagtagacgcttgaccactgagccacccaggaaccccaccaGAGAGCTTTTGAAGTGGTTCCTAACACCAGCCTCTATCATTCATTTCCATTCCCTGCTGTCTTTTTTGGAGTCCTCCAATCCAATCACACCAGATGGTGTTTGAGTTTCCTCTCCAGCAGCAATGGGAAGAAGGTGGGCCCTACCCCAAAGGGTTCGCAGAGAGGCTGAGGACCTTTATGAGACTGCGTCTGGAATCTGTCCTCAGAGCAGAGGCTCCACCAGGTCCCAGTGACTTTGGAGAAGTGATTCGTGTCCAGTCGGTTCCTTTTCTCTCACTCGACGATCCTTCTCTGATGCAGTGAGCACTACTGGCTAGAAACCAAGACTTGTGGAGATTCACTGTTACTTGGGGTACACCTCAGAGGAGACCCTCAGGAAGCATCCTTCAGTAGTTCAATAAGTCTGCTTGGGTGTTCTAGGGTCAGATTGCAGTTGATGGAGAGAATGGATAAACCAGAGGTCATTTATAAGCTGGACCTTGAAAAGAGAATTGATTTGTGTAGCAGAGAAAAATCTCTCCGTGCAAATCTTCCAGCCACCATCACCACACACAACTGCACCCCTCGTCAAAAGCTCCGGGGAGAGGGGGGTAGAGCCAGGAGGTCGGGAGCCCTAGGGACCCACCTGATGGGGCGGAGACTGAGGGGACCCTTAGGGTACTGAGGGGGGGCCTGGGTCTCAGGGCTTCTGAAGATGGTGGGTTTTGGTGGGGATCTGAGAAATCTCAGGATTTCTGAGAAGGAAGGGGTGGTTTGAAGGAGGAGTGGGGTTCTCTGAAAAGTGGGGACTGGGAAGAGATGTGGGTTCCTGAGGAAGTGGGGGCATCTGAGTGGAGACCTGTGAGGAGTGGGAGCTCTGCAGGGGAGTAAGGGCTCTGCGGCGATGTCGGCGGGGGCGGTGGACTCAGACTTGAGGGTCTCTGAGAAAATGCGGGACCTCTccgaggaggggcaggggctctgaGGAGACGTGAGGGCCCCAGGAAGGATTAAGGTCCCTAAGCGGGAGTCCTTGCTCTGAGCTGGTGAGGAAGGCGGAGAGCtgaggggtggaaggaggagggtgTGGGTGCGAAGAGCCGTTGCCTCGGCAACTCCCAGCCGAGTCCTGGGCCGCTGAAGGGAGCTGTTAAGGGCGCGTCTgtgggcggggcgcggcggcccgggcggcggcaGTTGGCTGGCGGAGGCGGCGGGGCGTGTCCgtgggcggggcgcggcggcctGGCTGGCGGCGGTTGGCGGGAGGCAGCGGCGAGGGGTGGGGTCTGGGCGCGCGCGCGCACAGCGCGCGGGGGGCGGTGGTTGGCTGCGGCGACCTGTGAGCGCTCCAGGCCCGGCGGCACCGTGTCAgcgccggcccggccccgccgcccatGGAGTCCCCTCCGCGCCCGCAGCGCCCCGCGCCgcctcccccggccccgcgccgcccgccgcccgggcccccgCCGGGCCCCGACACAGGCGAGGTCCTGCAGCAGATCATGGCCATCACCGACCAGAGCCTGGAGGAGGCGCAGGCCAGGTGCTGCGCGGGCTcgacgggggcgggggccggggccacCCAGAGTGGCGGCAGAGAAGGGGGCGGGCCCAGGGGCCAAGGCCAAGTTGACTGGAGGCTGAGGGGTGAGGAGGGTGCAGGGTGAGAGCGTGAGAGGGGAGATGTGGGGGCTCGGGGAGGCTGAGGGGGGGCGGGTTCTGAGGCCGAAGGGATTTATGAGGTTAAACTGCGACAGATTGAAAGGCTTATGGGGCTAAGCAGCGGGTGATGGGTTTTAGGGGCCCATCCTGGGGTGAGAGGGATGGGTTTAAGGGGAGTTTGTGGATGGGGAGGTATATGGTGAAAGGCAGTTTTGAGGCTTATGAAATGTAAGGgttaagaggaaagaaggaaggtgtAAGGGCTGAGAGATGGGATTTGTGAAGGATGGACAGCTAAATGGATGCATTAGTGAGACTTCTGAGGTGGGA
This window of the Canis lupus dingo isolate Sandy chromosome 20, ASM325472v2, whole genome shotgun sequence genome carries:
- the LPAR2 gene encoding lysophosphatidic acid receptor 2 isoform X1; translated protein: MVTMGQCYYNETIGFFYNNSGKELSSHWRPKDVVVVALGLTVSVLVLLTNLLVIAAIASNRRFHQPIYYLLGNLAAADLFAGVAYLFLMFHTGPRTARLSLEGWFVRQGLLDTSLTASVATLLAIAVERHRSVMAVQLHSRLPRGRVVMLIVGVWVAALGLGLLPAHSWHCLCALDRCSRMAPLLSRSYLAVWALSSLLVFLLMVAVYTRIFFYVRRRVQRMAEHVSCHPRYRETTLSLVKTVVIILDFQAEGTEGESPAGLGCASKEERRPVWLERSRRKGAFVVCWTPGQVVLLLDGLGCKSCNVLAVEKYFLLLAEANSLVNAVVYSCRDAEMRRTFRRLLCCLCLRRSTHESARYAPSARTGASTRIMLPENGHSLMDSTL
- the LPAR2 gene encoding lysophosphatidic acid receptor 2 isoform X3, whose amino-acid sequence is MVTMGQCYYNETIGFFYNNSGKELSSHWRPKDVVVVALGLTVSVLVLLTNLLVIAAIASNRRFHQPIYYLLGNLAAADLFAGVAYLFLMFHTGPRTARLSLEGWFVRQGLLDTSLTASVATLLAIAVERHRSVMAVQLHSRLPRGRVVMLIVGVWVAALGLGLLPAHSWHCLCALDRCSRMAPLLSRSYLAVWALSSLLVFLLMVAVYTRIFFYVRRRVQRMAEHVSCHPRYRETTLSLVKTVVIILDFQAEGTEGESPAGLGCASKEERRPVWLERSRRKGQHRLEGHRGVRGLLDSRPGGAAPGWSGLQVLQRPGGGEVFPTPGRGQLTGQRRGVLVPRC
- the LPAR2 gene encoding lysophosphatidic acid receptor 2 isoform X2; amino-acid sequence: MVTMGQCYYNETIGFFYNNSGKELSSHWRPKDVVVVALGLTVSVLVLLTNLLVIAAIASNRRFHQPIYYLLGNLAAADLFAGVAYLFLMFHTGPRTARLSLEGWFVRQGLLDTSLTASVATLLAIAVERHRSVMAVQLHSRLPRGRVVMLIVGVWVAALGLGLLPAHSWHCLCALDRCSRMAPLLSRSYLAVWALSSLLVFLLMVAVYTRIFFYVRRRVQRMAEHVSCHPRYRETTLSLVKTVVIILGAFVVCWTPGQVVLLLDGLGCKSCNVLAVEKYFLLLAEANSLVNAVVYSCRDAEMRRTFRRLLCCLCLRRSTHESARYAPSARTGASTRIMLPENGHSLMDSTL